Within Fusobacterium gonidiaformans ATCC 25563, the genomic segment AAGATTATTTGAAAAAAAATCCAAATGGATATTGTCATATTGACCTTTCCAAAGCTCATGATATAATAATAGATAAGAAAAAATATCCAAAGTTATCTGAAAAAGAATTGAAAATGAAATTAAATGTGCAACAATATAAGGTAACACAGCAAGGAGATACAGAAAGAGCTTTTCAAAATGATTATTGGAATTTTTTTGAAGCAGGAATTTATGTAGATATTACAACAGGAGAACCTCTATTCTCTTCTAAGGATAAGTATAATTCTGCTTGTGGTTGGCCAAGTTTCACAAAGGCAATTGTACCGGAAGTCGTAACTTACCATAAGGATACAAGTTTTAACATGATTAGGACAGAAGTAAGAAGTAGAAGTGGAAATGCTCATTTAGGACATGTTTTTGATGATGGACCAAAAGATAGAGGAGGAAAGCGATACTGCATCAATAGTGCAGCCATTCAATTTATTCCTCTAAAAGAAATGGAAGAAAAAGGATACGGGTATTTATTATCACTTGTAAAATAAAAGGAGAAGATAGTGCGTTTATTGATAGCCGATGATGAACCCTTGATTCGTCGAGGGATAAAAAAATTAGTTAATCTTTCTGAAATAGGAATTGAAGAAGTATATGAGGCAGATAATGGAGAAGAAACATTACAATTATATGAACAATATCATCCAGAAATTGTCTTATTAGATATCAATATGCCAAGAGTTGACGGATTAACAGTTGCTAAAGAAATTAAATCACTTTCACCGAAAACCAAAATTGCTATGCTGACTGGGTATAATTACTTTGATTATGCCCAAAAAGCGATTCGGGTTGGAGTAGAGGATTATATTTTAAAACCAGTATCGAAAAAAGAAATTACAGAGATTATTGCAAAGTTA encodes:
- the msrAB gene encoding bifunctional peptide-methionine (S)-S-oxide reductase MsrA/peptide-methionine (R)-S-oxide reductase MsrB produces the protein MAGGCFWGVEAYMEKIYGVVDAVSGYANGKTKNPKYEDLIYRGSGHAEAVFVKYDANKISLETLLKYYFRIIDPTSVNKQGNDRGTQYRTGIYYKDIQDKKIIDAEIRLQQQKYKKKIVVEVLSLQNFYKAEEYHQDYLKKNPNGYCHIDLSKAHDIIIDKKKYPKLSEKELKMKLNVQQYKVTQQGDTERAFQNDYWNFFEAGIYVDITTGEPLFSSKDKYNSACGWPSFTKAIVPEVVTYHKDTSFNMIRTEVRSRSGNAHLGHVFDDGPKDRGGKRYCINSAAIQFIPLKEMEEKGYGYLLSLVK